A window of the Harmonia axyridis chromosome 5, icHarAxyr1.1, whole genome shotgun sequence genome harbors these coding sequences:
- the LOC123681225 gene encoding RNA-splicing ligase RtcB homolog: protein MVVRQYNEELKYLEKLTPHSWRIKKGFQPNMNVEGIFYVNKTLEKLMLDELRNACRPGMVGGFLPGVKQIANVAALPGIVGKSVGLPDVHSGYGFAIGNMAAFDVNDPKSIVSPGGVGFDINCGVRLLRTNLFVDDVLPVKEQLAQSLFDHIPVGVGSKGIIPMNAKDLEEALEMGMDWSLREGYIWAEDKEHCEEYGRMLNADPSKVSMRAKKRGLPQLGTLGAGNHYAEIQVVDEIYDKWAACKMGIEEKGQVCVMIHSGSRGFGHQVATDALVQMEKAMKRDNIETNDRQLACARINSQEGQDYLKSMAAAANFAWVNRSSMTFLSRQAFAKQFNMAPDDLDMHVIYDVSHNIAKVEEHMVDGKPKTLLVHRKGSTRAFPPHHPLIPVDYQLTGQPVLIGGTMGTCSYVLTGTEQGMMETFGSTCHGAGRALSRAKSRRNLDYLQVLRKMESMGISIRVASPKLVMEEAPESYKNVTDVVDTCHAAGISKKCIKLKPIAVIKG from the exons atgGTTGTCAGGCAATATAATGAGGAACTGAAATATTTAGAGAAATTGACCCCTCATTCATGGAGGATAAAAAAAGGCTTCCAGCCAAATATGAATGTTGAAGGGATATTTTATGTAAACAAAACTCTAGAAAAACTTATGTTAGATGAACTTAGAAATGCATGTAGACCTGGAATGGTTGGTGGGTTCCTTCCAGGCGTAAAGCAAATTGCAAATGTAGCTGCTCTTCCTGGTATTGTTGGCAAATCGGTTGGTTTGCCTGATGTTCACTCAGGTTATGGATTTGCCATTGGAAACATGGCAGCGTTTGATGTTAATGATCCTAAATCTATTGTATCACCAG GTGGTGTAGGCTTCGATATAAATTGTGGGGTTAGGTTGTTGAGAACAAACCTATTTGTGGATGATGTTTTACCAGTTAAAGAACAATTAGCTCAAAGTTTATTTGATCATATTCCAGTAGGAGTTGGATCAAAAG GCATAATTCCGATGAATGCGAAGGATTTAGAAGAAGCCTTAGAAATGGGAATGGATTGGTCCTTGAGAGAAGGCTATATATGGGCAGAAGACAAAGAACATTGTGAAGAATATGGCAGAATGTTGAATGCCGATCCTTCGAAAGTCAGCATGAGGGCAAAGAAAAGAGGACTGCCCCAG CTAGGAACACTTGGAGCAGGAAACCATTATGCAGAAATCCAAGTAGTGGATGAAATTTACGATAAATGGGCTGCTTGCAAGATGGGAATCGAAGAAAAAGGACAAGTATGTGTGATGATCCACTCGGGAAGCAGAGGGTTCGGCCATCAAGTCGCTACCGATGCGCTGGTCCAGATGGAGAAAGCCATGAAGAGGGACAATATCGAAACTAACGACAGACAGTTGGCATGTGCAAGGATAAATTCGCAAGAAGGACAGGACTATTTGAAATCCATGGCAGCGGCAGCCAATTTCGCTTGGGTGAACAGGAGTTCGATGACCTTCCTGAGCAGACAGGCTTTTGCGAAACAATTCAACATGGCCCCTGACGATCTAGACATGCACGTTATTTACGATGTATCCCACAATATTGCCAAAGTCGAAGAGCACATGGTAGACGGCAAACCAAAAACTCTTTTGGTACACAGAAAAGGGTCTACCAGAGCTTTTCCACCACATCATCCCCTGATACCTGTCGATTATCAGCTGACGGGACAGCCTGTGCTGATCGGAGGAACCATGGGAACCTGCAGTTACGTGTTGACTGGTACCGAGCAAGGAATGATGGAGACTTTTGGTTCAACGTGCCACGGAGCT GGTCGGGCTTTATCCAGAGCCAAAAGCCGTAGGAACTTGGACTACTTACAAGTGTTGAGGAAGATGGAATCGATGGGTATATCGATCAGAGTAGCATCCCCGAAATTGGTGATGGAGGAGGCCCCAGAATCTTACAAGAACGTAACGGATGTAGTCGATACATGCCACGCAGCTGGTATAAGTAAAAAGTGTATAAAACTGAAACCTATTGCAGTGATAAAAGGATAA
- the LOC123681224 gene encoding sodium- and chloride-dependent GABA transporter ine isoform X2, whose protein sequence is MTSTKKVFYIRPHRKVERGDFIFPHLLPPEEYMYDEDSDEMDQGDEDGSFSKPMRYQWANKLQFVLACVGYSVGLGSVWRFPYLCYKSGGGVFLIPYFISMLVCGVPMLYMELAVGQYTGRGPIGALGHLCPLFKGTGLGSVVISFLMSTYYSVIIAYGIYYFFTSFKSNQPWADCNHRWNTKHCWVLPKDANATAKPIDSQTPSEEFFEIKVLQAGQGIELPFSFSQLRWELVACLICAWVLVYFAIWKSIKSSGRVRYFTATFPFLLILLFLAKSLTLEGADRGLRYFFKPKWSLLGESKVWVNAAAQTFNSMGIAFGSMISFASYNKYNNNILQDTVAVSVVNLVTSLLVGVFAFATIGNIATEHNTTIEDVITDGPGLIFVVYPQAIAQMPAANLWAILFFFMLLCLALNSQFATVEVVVTSIQDGFPVWIKNHLMCHEILVLVVCLISAVFGLPYVTKSGIYFFQLMDHYTATISKMYLAFFEIVAIAWVYGGRRLGRNVKTMTGKHPGWYFKFCWVIATPLMIVSLWVFLLLDYAPPTYNNGSYEYPDWAIALGWLIASVSLLCIPIFMVYVFVKTPGEDIMDKLKNSIKPDLEKCPKCGDLDCDCTVEEAMQPMLVLQSQGQTVGPTYIPIQAFELPQNNGIVLTEVNNVKRDSLESQNHHNDPITIHVETTPPSESSLSSKESKT, encoded by the exons GCCTCCGGAGGAATACATGTACGATGAAGACAGCGACGAAATGGACCAAGGAGACGAGGATGGTTCCTTCTCCAAACCCATGAGGTACCAATGGGCTAACAAACTTCAGTTTGTCTTGGCTTGTGTTGGTTACAGTGTTGGACTAGGCTCTGTTTGGAGGTTTCCCTATCTGTGTTACAAGAGCGGTGGTG gagtATTCCTGATACCTTATTTCATCTCTATGTTGGTGTGTGGGGTGCCGATGTTGTACATGGAACTGGCCGTGGGACAGTACACGGGTAGAGGTCCCATAGGAGCTCTGGGACACCTATGTCCATTATTCAAAG GGACGGGTTTAGGCAGCGTTGTCATATCGTTCCTGATGTCTACCTACTACAGTGTGATAATAGCTTAtggtatttattatttcttcactTCTTTCAAGTCTAACCAGCCATGGGCGGATTGCAATCATCGATGGAATACCAAGCACTGCTGGGTGCTACCCAAAGATGCAAACGCCACTGCCAAGCCCATTGACAGTCAAACGCCTTCGGAGGAGTTCTTCGA GATAAAGGTGCTCCAAGCAGGACAGGGTATTGAGCTTCCCTTCAGCTTTAGCCAGTTACGGTGGGAGCTTGTGGCCTGTCTGATTTGCGCATGGGTGCTGGTCTACTTCGCCATATGGAAAAGTATCAAATCCTCAGGACGGGTCAGATATTTCACTGCTACGTTTCCGTTCCTCCTGATCCTGCTGTTTCTTGCCAAGTCCTTGACTCTGGAGGGAGCGGACAGAGGACTTAGATATTTCTTCAAGCCCAAGTGGTCTCTATTGGGAGAATCTAAG GTGTGGGTGAACGCTGCTGCTCAAACATTCAATTCGATGGGTATAGCCTTCGGGTCTATGATCTCATTCGCCAGTTACAACAAGTACAACAACAATATCCTCCAAGACACCGTAGCAGTATCTGTAGTCAACTTGGTCACCAGTCTTCTTGTAGGTGTATTTGCATTTGCAACCATAGGAAACATTGCCACTGAGCACAACACCACCATAGAAGACGTTATTACAGACG GTCCTGGACTGATATTTGTGGTGTACCCTCAGGCCATAGCCCAGATGCCGGCGGCAAACCTTTGGGCCATACTCTTCTTCTTCATGCTGCTCTGCTTGGCACTCAACAGTCAA TTTGCAACAGTGGAAGTAGTGGTGACATCTATCCAAGATGGATTTCCGGTTTGGATAAAGAACCATCTGATGTGTCACGAGATCTTGGTCCTTGTGGTTTGTCTTATATCTGCGGTCTTCGGTCTGCCTTACGTTACGAAg AGCGGCATATACTTCTTCCAACTCATGGACCACTACACAGCGACCATATCAAAGATGTACCTCGCCTTCTTCGAGATAGTGGCCATAGCTTGGGTCTACGGAGGAAGAAGACTAGGTAGAAATGTAAAGACGATGACAGGCAAACACCCAGGATGGTACTTCAAGTTCTGTTGGGTTATCGCAACTCCACTGATGATTGTTTCCTTGTGGGTGTTTCTACTGCTAGACTACGCCCCGCCCACTTACAACAACGGCTCGTACGAGTACCCTGATTGGGCCATAGCGTTGGGTTGGTTAATAGCCTCGGTGTCTCTGCTCTGCATACCTATTTTTATGGTGTACGTGTTTGTTAAGACACCAGGAGAGGATATAATGGAT AAATTGAAGAATTCCATCAAGCCCGATTTAGAGAAGTGTCCTAAATGCGGAGACCTGGACTGCGACTGTACCGTAGAAGAGGCCATGCAACCTATGCTGGTTCTGCAAAGTCAGGGACAGACTGTAGGTCCTACCTACATACCGATCCAAGCTTTCGAGCTTCCCCAAAATAACGGTATAGTATTGACTGAGGTGAACAATGTGAAACGGGACAGTTTAGAGTCCCAAAATCATCACAACGATCCCATCACCATACACGTAGAGACCACACCACCCAGCGAAAGTTCATTAAGCTCGAAAGAGAGCAAAACCTGA